Proteins found in one Panicum hallii strain FIL2 chromosome 4, PHallii_v3.1, whole genome shotgun sequence genomic segment:
- the LOC112890690 gene encoding uncharacterized protein LOC112890690 — protein sequence MVKLGSLLLLNQEHWHCPAENGWLGNGTQRLSSLPLLWSTSQLPLVATVSLCVASYLLAQRRRPATSNGPPDRFPSRFPQSHTGGRQPEPNRAPAPLLSVNHLRFHPPRLHDADAAFAGAAHHSENTPFQGAPCSPARGVWPPWTAARGWS from the exons ATGGTCAAATTGGGAAGCCTTTTGTTGCT GAATCAGGAACATTGGCATTGTCCAGCAGAAAATGGATGGCTTGGCAATGGCACTCAGCGTCTCAGCTCACTTCCCCTGCTCTGGTCGACCTCCCAGCTCCCACTCGTCGCCACCGTCTCGCTCTGCGTAGCTTCCTACCTCCTCGCCCAGAGGAGGCGCCCGGCAACAAGCAATGGCCCACCTGACAGATTCCCTTCTCGCTTCCCGCAAAGCCACACCGGCGGCAGGCAGCCAGAGCCCAACCGCGCGCCCGCCCCCCTCCTCAGCGTCAACCACCTTCGCTTTCATCCGCCGCGACTCCACGACGCGGACGCCGCGTTCGCAGGTGCGGCGCACCACTCTGAGAACACGCCGTTCCAGGGGGCGCCGTGCTCGCCGGCGCGTGGCGTTTGGCCGCCGTGGACCGCGGCCAGGGGGTGGTCGTGA
- the LOC112890782 gene encoding probable galactinol--sucrose galactosyltransferase 6 isoform X3, whose product MTIASSVKLAGGTLSVGGRTVLSGVPAAVAASSAAAGGAVDGVFVGADLAEPASRHVISLGALRFGVGPENTREMTFFDPFRRHWVRFWRSILRLGRGVRFMACFRSKLWWMSQRMGEKGGDVPHETQFLLAESRGAGGEDAEAAYVVFLPLVEGAFRASLQGGAGDALELCVESGDDDTRAASFDRALFVGAAESDPFAAVAGAVAGARSALKTFRVRAEKKLPGIVDYFGWCTWDAFYQDVTQEGVEAGLRSLVAGSAPPKFVIIDDGWQSVGTDQPTPDDQAGEAKQPRLPRLTGIRENSKFQNVDDPAAGIKTVVRAAKEEHGLKYVFVWHAITGYWGGVRPGAAGMERYRSSMQFPRISPGVAENDPGMTTDWITAQGVGLMHPRAVYRFYDEQHAYLAAAGVDGVKVDEQCILETLGAGHGGRAQLTRQYHQALDASVAKNFPENGIIACMSHNTDALYCSKQTAVVRASDDFFPRDPASHTIHIAAVAYNSVFLGEFMLPDWDMFHSLHPAGEYHGSARAISGGPVYVSDAPGKHDFELLKKIVLPDGSVLRARLPGRPTKDCLFTDPARDGVRCETTCSRYGT is encoded by the exons ATGACGATCGCATCATCCGTCAAGCTCGCCGGCGGCACGCTGTCGGTCGGCGGGAGGACGGTGCTGTCCGGCGTGCCAGCCGCCGTGGCGGCGTCCTCTGCGGCAGCGGGGGGAGCGGTCGACGGGGTCTTCGTTGGCGCCGACCTCGCCGAGCCGGCCTCACGCCACGTCATCTCCCTCGGCGCCTTAAGGTTTGGGGTTGGACCCGAGAACACGAGAGAAATGACATTTTTCGATCCATTCCGTAGGCATTGGGTCCGATTTTGGCGTTCAATTTTGCGATTGGGCAGGGGCGTGCGGTTCATGGCGTGCTTCCGGAGCAAGCTGTGGTGGATGTCGCAGCGGATGGGGGAGAAGGGCGGCGACGTCCCGCACGAGACGCAGTTCCTCCTCGCGGAGTccaggggcgccggcggcgaggacgcgGAGGCGGCGTACGTCGTGTTCCTCCCGCTCGTGGAGGGGGCGTTCCGGGCCAGCCTCCAGGGCGGCGCGGGCGACGCGCTGGAGCTCTGCGTCGAGAGCGGGGACGACGACACGCGCGCGGCGTCCTTCGACCGCGCGCTCTTCGTGGGCGCCGCGGAGTCCGACCCGTTCGcggccgtcgccggcgccgtcgccggcgccagGTCCGCGCTCAAGACGTTCCGGGTCCGCGCCGAGAAGAAGCTCCCGGGCATCGTGGACTACTTCGGCTGGTGCACCTGGGACGCCTTCTACCAGGACGTCACGCAGGAGGGCGTCGAGGCCGGGCTCCGCAGCCTCGTCGCCGGCAGCGCGCCGCCCAAGTTCGTCATCATCGACGACGGCTGGCAGTCCGTTGGCACGGACCAGCCCACCCCCGACGACCAAGCCGGAGAGGCCAAGCAGCCCCGCCTTCCCCGGCTCACCGGTATCCGGGAGAACAGCAAGTTCCAGAACGTCGACGACCCGGCCGCCGGCATCAAGACGGTGGTGCGCGCGGCGAAGGAGGAGCACGGGCTCAAGTACGTCTTCGTCTGGCACGCCATCACCGGCTACTGGGGCGGCGTCCGTCCGGGCGCCGCCGGGATGGAGCGCTACCGCTCCAGCATGCAGTTCCCCAGGATCTCGCCGGGCGTCGCCGAGAACGATCCCGGCATGACGACCGACTGGATCACCGCCCAGGGGGTCGGCCTGATGCACCCCCGCGCCGTGTACCGCTTCTACGACGAGCAGCACGCgtatctcgccgccgccggggtcGACGGCGTCAAGGTGGACGAGCAGTGCATCCTGGAGACGCTCGGCGCCGGCCACGGCGGCCGCGCGCAGCTCACCAGGCAGTACCACCAGGCGCTCGACGCGTCGGTCGCCAAGAACTTCCCGGAGAACGGCATCATCGCGTGCATGAGCCACAACACCGACGCCCTCTACTG CTCGAAGCAGACGGCGGTGGTGAGAGCGTCGGATGATTTCTTCCCGAGGGACCCGGCGTCGCACACGATCCACATCGCCGCGGTGGCGTACAACAGCGTGTTCCTCGGCGAGTTCATGCTGCCGGACTGGGACATGTTCCACTCCCTCCACCCGGCCGGCGAGTACCACGGCTCGGCCCGTGCGATCAGCGGCGGCCCCGTCTATGTCAG TGATGCCCCCGGGAAGCACGACTTCGAGCTGCTGAAGAAGATCGTCTTGCCGGACGGCTCGGTGCTCCGCGCGCGCCTGCCTGGCCGGCCGACCAAGGATTGCCTGTTCACCGACCCGGCACGCGACGGCGTCAGGTGTGAGACAA CTTGCTCAAGATATGGAACATGA
- the LOC112890782 gene encoding probable galactinol--sucrose galactosyltransferase 6 isoform X1, whose translation MTIASSVKLAGGTLSVGGRTVLSGVPAAVAASSAAAGGAVDGVFVGADLAEPASRHVISLGALRFGVGPENTREMTFFDPFRRHWVRFWRSILRLGRGVRFMACFRSKLWWMSQRMGEKGGDVPHETQFLLAESRGAGGEDAEAAYVVFLPLVEGAFRASLQGGAGDALELCVESGDDDTRAASFDRALFVGAAESDPFAAVAGAVAGARSALKTFRVRAEKKLPGIVDYFGWCTWDAFYQDVTQEGVEAGLRSLVAGSAPPKFVIIDDGWQSVGTDQPTPDDQAGEAKQPRLPRLTGIRENSKFQNVDDPAAGIKTVVRAAKEEHGLKYVFVWHAITGYWGGVRPGAAGMERYRSSMQFPRISPGVAENDPGMTTDWITAQGVGLMHPRAVYRFYDEQHAYLAAAGVDGVKVDEQCILETLGAGHGGRAQLTRQYHQALDASVAKNFPENGIIACMSHNTDALYCSKQTAVVRASDDFFPRDPASHTIHIAAVAYNSVFLGEFMLPDWDMFHSLHPAGEYHGSARAISGGPVYVSDAPGKHDFELLKKIVLPDGSVLRARLPGRPTKDCLFTDPARDGVSLLKIWNMNKFTGVLGVYNCQGAAWSFVEKKIMFHHAGAGALTCGVKGSDVHLISEAATDPDQWSGDCAVYRHGSGDLVVLPDGAALPVSLKVLEQDILTVSPIKDLAAGFRFAPIGLVDMFNSGAAVEGLTYHLLDGGKLLGDGGSAACRSEEAVGLVCMEVKGCGRFGAYSSVRPRRCMLGSSEMEFSYDSSSGLVVLQLEEMPGERVHKIVVEL comes from the exons ATGACGATCGCATCATCCGTCAAGCTCGCCGGCGGCACGCTGTCGGTCGGCGGGAGGACGGTGCTGTCCGGCGTGCCAGCCGCCGTGGCGGCGTCCTCTGCGGCAGCGGGGGGAGCGGTCGACGGGGTCTTCGTTGGCGCCGACCTCGCCGAGCCGGCCTCACGCCACGTCATCTCCCTCGGCGCCTTAAGGTTTGGGGTTGGACCCGAGAACACGAGAGAAATGACATTTTTCGATCCATTCCGTAGGCATTGGGTCCGATTTTGGCGTTCAATTTTGCGATTGGGCAGGGGCGTGCGGTTCATGGCGTGCTTCCGGAGCAAGCTGTGGTGGATGTCGCAGCGGATGGGGGAGAAGGGCGGCGACGTCCCGCACGAGACGCAGTTCCTCCTCGCGGAGTccaggggcgccggcggcgaggacgcgGAGGCGGCGTACGTCGTGTTCCTCCCGCTCGTGGAGGGGGCGTTCCGGGCCAGCCTCCAGGGCGGCGCGGGCGACGCGCTGGAGCTCTGCGTCGAGAGCGGGGACGACGACACGCGCGCGGCGTCCTTCGACCGCGCGCTCTTCGTGGGCGCCGCGGAGTCCGACCCGTTCGcggccgtcgccggcgccgtcgccggcgccagGTCCGCGCTCAAGACGTTCCGGGTCCGCGCCGAGAAGAAGCTCCCGGGCATCGTGGACTACTTCGGCTGGTGCACCTGGGACGCCTTCTACCAGGACGTCACGCAGGAGGGCGTCGAGGCCGGGCTCCGCAGCCTCGTCGCCGGCAGCGCGCCGCCCAAGTTCGTCATCATCGACGACGGCTGGCAGTCCGTTGGCACGGACCAGCCCACCCCCGACGACCAAGCCGGAGAGGCCAAGCAGCCCCGCCTTCCCCGGCTCACCGGTATCCGGGAGAACAGCAAGTTCCAGAACGTCGACGACCCGGCCGCCGGCATCAAGACGGTGGTGCGCGCGGCGAAGGAGGAGCACGGGCTCAAGTACGTCTTCGTCTGGCACGCCATCACCGGCTACTGGGGCGGCGTCCGTCCGGGCGCCGCCGGGATGGAGCGCTACCGCTCCAGCATGCAGTTCCCCAGGATCTCGCCGGGCGTCGCCGAGAACGATCCCGGCATGACGACCGACTGGATCACCGCCCAGGGGGTCGGCCTGATGCACCCCCGCGCCGTGTACCGCTTCTACGACGAGCAGCACGCgtatctcgccgccgccggggtcGACGGCGTCAAGGTGGACGAGCAGTGCATCCTGGAGACGCTCGGCGCCGGCCACGGCGGCCGCGCGCAGCTCACCAGGCAGTACCACCAGGCGCTCGACGCGTCGGTCGCCAAGAACTTCCCGGAGAACGGCATCATCGCGTGCATGAGCCACAACACCGACGCCCTCTACTG CTCGAAGCAGACGGCGGTGGTGAGAGCGTCGGATGATTTCTTCCCGAGGGACCCGGCGTCGCACACGATCCACATCGCCGCGGTGGCGTACAACAGCGTGTTCCTCGGCGAGTTCATGCTGCCGGACTGGGACATGTTCCACTCCCTCCACCCGGCCGGCGAGTACCACGGCTCGGCCCGTGCGATCAGCGGCGGCCCCGTCTATGTCAG TGATGCCCCCGGGAAGCACGACTTCGAGCTGCTGAAGAAGATCGTCTTGCCGGACGGCTCGGTGCTCCGCGCGCGCCTGCCTGGCCGGCCGACCAAGGATTGCCTGTTCACCGACCCGGCACGCGACGGCGTCAG CTTGCTCAAGATATGGAACATGAACAAGTTCACCGGCGTCCTCGGCGTGTACAACTGCCAGGGCGCGGCGTGGAGCTtcgtggagaagaagatcaTGTTCCAccacgccggcgccggcgccctgACCTGCGGCGTGAAGGGCAGCGACGTCCACCTCATCTCCGAGGCCGCGACGGACCCCGATCAGTGGAGCGGCGACTGCGCCGTGTACCGCCACGGCAGTGGCGACCTCGTCGTCCTCCCCGACGGCGCGGCGCTGCCCGTCTCCCTCAAGGTCCTCGAGCAAGACATCCTCACCGTGTCGCCGATCAAG GACCTGGCAGCCGGGTTCAGGTTCGCCCCGATCGGGCTGGTCGACATGTTCAACAGCGGCGCGGCGGTGGAAGGCCTGACCTACCACCTCCTCGACGGGGGAAAGCTTCTCGGCGACGGCGGCTCTGCTGCTTGTAGGTCAGAGGAGGCCGTCGGATTGGTGTGCATGGAGGTGAAGGGGTGTGGCAGGTTCGGCGCCTACTCTTCTGTCAGGCCAAGGAGGTGCATGCTGGGCTCATCTGAGATGGAGTTCTCCTACGACTCTTCGTCTGGGCTGGTGGTTTTGCAGCTGGAGGAGATGCCCGGGGAGAGGGTTCACAAGATTGTCGTCGAGTTGTAG
- the LOC112890782 gene encoding probable galactinol--sucrose galactosyltransferase 6 isoform X2, which translates to MTIASSVKLAGGTLSVGGRTVLSGVPAAVAASSAAAGGAVDGVFVGADLAEPASRHVISLGALRGVRFMACFRSKLWWMSQRMGEKGGDVPHETQFLLAESRGAGGEDAEAAYVVFLPLVEGAFRASLQGGAGDALELCVESGDDDTRAASFDRALFVGAAESDPFAAVAGAVAGARSALKTFRVRAEKKLPGIVDYFGWCTWDAFYQDVTQEGVEAGLRSLVAGSAPPKFVIIDDGWQSVGTDQPTPDDQAGEAKQPRLPRLTGIRENSKFQNVDDPAAGIKTVVRAAKEEHGLKYVFVWHAITGYWGGVRPGAAGMERYRSSMQFPRISPGVAENDPGMTTDWITAQGVGLMHPRAVYRFYDEQHAYLAAAGVDGVKVDEQCILETLGAGHGGRAQLTRQYHQALDASVAKNFPENGIIACMSHNTDALYCSKQTAVVRASDDFFPRDPASHTIHIAAVAYNSVFLGEFMLPDWDMFHSLHPAGEYHGSARAISGGPVYVSDAPGKHDFELLKKIVLPDGSVLRARLPGRPTKDCLFTDPARDGVSLLKIWNMNKFTGVLGVYNCQGAAWSFVEKKIMFHHAGAGALTCGVKGSDVHLISEAATDPDQWSGDCAVYRHGSGDLVVLPDGAALPVSLKVLEQDILTVSPIKDLAAGFRFAPIGLVDMFNSGAAVEGLTYHLLDGGKLLGDGGSAACRSEEAVGLVCMEVKGCGRFGAYSSVRPRRCMLGSSEMEFSYDSSSGLVVLQLEEMPGERVHKIVVEL; encoded by the exons ATGACGATCGCATCATCCGTCAAGCTCGCCGGCGGCACGCTGTCGGTCGGCGGGAGGACGGTGCTGTCCGGCGTGCCAGCCGCCGTGGCGGCGTCCTCTGCGGCAGCGGGGGGAGCGGTCGACGGGGTCTTCGTTGGCGCCGACCTCGCCGAGCCGGCCTCACGCCACGTCATCTCCCTCGGCGCCTTAAG GGGCGTGCGGTTCATGGCGTGCTTCCGGAGCAAGCTGTGGTGGATGTCGCAGCGGATGGGGGAGAAGGGCGGCGACGTCCCGCACGAGACGCAGTTCCTCCTCGCGGAGTccaggggcgccggcggcgaggacgcgGAGGCGGCGTACGTCGTGTTCCTCCCGCTCGTGGAGGGGGCGTTCCGGGCCAGCCTCCAGGGCGGCGCGGGCGACGCGCTGGAGCTCTGCGTCGAGAGCGGGGACGACGACACGCGCGCGGCGTCCTTCGACCGCGCGCTCTTCGTGGGCGCCGCGGAGTCCGACCCGTTCGcggccgtcgccggcgccgtcgccggcgccagGTCCGCGCTCAAGACGTTCCGGGTCCGCGCCGAGAAGAAGCTCCCGGGCATCGTGGACTACTTCGGCTGGTGCACCTGGGACGCCTTCTACCAGGACGTCACGCAGGAGGGCGTCGAGGCCGGGCTCCGCAGCCTCGTCGCCGGCAGCGCGCCGCCCAAGTTCGTCATCATCGACGACGGCTGGCAGTCCGTTGGCACGGACCAGCCCACCCCCGACGACCAAGCCGGAGAGGCCAAGCAGCCCCGCCTTCCCCGGCTCACCGGTATCCGGGAGAACAGCAAGTTCCAGAACGTCGACGACCCGGCCGCCGGCATCAAGACGGTGGTGCGCGCGGCGAAGGAGGAGCACGGGCTCAAGTACGTCTTCGTCTGGCACGCCATCACCGGCTACTGGGGCGGCGTCCGTCCGGGCGCCGCCGGGATGGAGCGCTACCGCTCCAGCATGCAGTTCCCCAGGATCTCGCCGGGCGTCGCCGAGAACGATCCCGGCATGACGACCGACTGGATCACCGCCCAGGGGGTCGGCCTGATGCACCCCCGCGCCGTGTACCGCTTCTACGACGAGCAGCACGCgtatctcgccgccgccggggtcGACGGCGTCAAGGTGGACGAGCAGTGCATCCTGGAGACGCTCGGCGCCGGCCACGGCGGCCGCGCGCAGCTCACCAGGCAGTACCACCAGGCGCTCGACGCGTCGGTCGCCAAGAACTTCCCGGAGAACGGCATCATCGCGTGCATGAGCCACAACACCGACGCCCTCTACTG CTCGAAGCAGACGGCGGTGGTGAGAGCGTCGGATGATTTCTTCCCGAGGGACCCGGCGTCGCACACGATCCACATCGCCGCGGTGGCGTACAACAGCGTGTTCCTCGGCGAGTTCATGCTGCCGGACTGGGACATGTTCCACTCCCTCCACCCGGCCGGCGAGTACCACGGCTCGGCCCGTGCGATCAGCGGCGGCCCCGTCTATGTCAG TGATGCCCCCGGGAAGCACGACTTCGAGCTGCTGAAGAAGATCGTCTTGCCGGACGGCTCGGTGCTCCGCGCGCGCCTGCCTGGCCGGCCGACCAAGGATTGCCTGTTCACCGACCCGGCACGCGACGGCGTCAG CTTGCTCAAGATATGGAACATGAACAAGTTCACCGGCGTCCTCGGCGTGTACAACTGCCAGGGCGCGGCGTGGAGCTtcgtggagaagaagatcaTGTTCCAccacgccggcgccggcgccctgACCTGCGGCGTGAAGGGCAGCGACGTCCACCTCATCTCCGAGGCCGCGACGGACCCCGATCAGTGGAGCGGCGACTGCGCCGTGTACCGCCACGGCAGTGGCGACCTCGTCGTCCTCCCCGACGGCGCGGCGCTGCCCGTCTCCCTCAAGGTCCTCGAGCAAGACATCCTCACCGTGTCGCCGATCAAG GACCTGGCAGCCGGGTTCAGGTTCGCCCCGATCGGGCTGGTCGACATGTTCAACAGCGGCGCGGCGGTGGAAGGCCTGACCTACCACCTCCTCGACGGGGGAAAGCTTCTCGGCGACGGCGGCTCTGCTGCTTGTAGGTCAGAGGAGGCCGTCGGATTGGTGTGCATGGAGGTGAAGGGGTGTGGCAGGTTCGGCGCCTACTCTTCTGTCAGGCCAAGGAGGTGCATGCTGGGCTCATCTGAGATGGAGTTCTCCTACGACTCTTCGTCTGGGCTGGTGGTTTTGCAGCTGGAGGAGATGCCCGGGGAGAGGGTTCACAAGATTGTCGTCGAGTTGTAG